A segment of the Manis javanica isolate MJ-LG chromosome 10, MJ_LKY, whole genome shotgun sequence genome:
CACAAGCACCCAAGGACCCAAGAGAGACGCGGAAAGACCGTTCCCTGCCTCGGCACCGGCGCCGGCCTCTGCCCGCCCCGCCGCGCACCTGCTTCCGCCCCGCTTCCGCCCCATCTGTGCCTCGGAGACGCTTCTCCGGGGAGAAGATCCGcccaccagccccaccccagccccggccccgcccGCCCGCCGTTCACCTGATCCTCTCTTGGTTTCCAGCAGGAGGCGCCCATCAGACGGCGGCGCCTCCGCCTCCGACGCGGACCGCTTCAGCGTCGCCAGCACCACGTCTGGCGGCAAGTCGACCAGTTGCTCCCACACGGACTCTGTGTAGAAGTCCACCGTATGTGCATTGGAAATGGACAGGGCTTCCCTCAGGAACCGCAGCAGCCCCTGCAGCGTGGCACGCAACGTGGACAGGTCCTGGGTCACTGGGAGTGGGCCGGAAGCCGCCATGACGCTCACCCTCCCAGGCTGTAGGTGGCGCAAATGCGGCCGCAAAGCGCGGACTTGGTCGCAAGTAGCATAGGCCGAATAAGTAGAACTCCGAGCTGAACGTCAGTAGGGTGTTCGGTTGCTTCTACGAGATGACGTACTTTGGCCGCGTCCGTCGTGATGTTTTAGCGACGCAGTTGGTCGGACATGGCGCCGGTGAGGCCGGCAACGAGGTGGCCCCCGATGGGGAGTTCGCGGACGAGCGGTGAAAGGGTTTCTTCGGTCGGATTCAGGAATAAGAATGTGAAGCAGAGGACGTGGCGACTTAACCATCCGCAGGCCTTCGTGGGGAGCGTCCGCGAAGGTATGTAAGAAGACAGCCTCTAACAAGTACTCAAGCATGCGAAATTCTTCGGATACGCGGCTTGCCCCAGCGGGGAAGGAGTTAGGGACCCGACAGGCTCTACTCGGAACTGAGGAAAGCGTTCCTAAGCCCGCAGGATTCTCAGACCTGTGGATGGGAAGACGAGGTAGGGTTGCCAGCTAAATCTTTAAATACCGTCCCGGATTTAGCCCCATTCTTGATCAGAGCCCTTCTTACATTTTTTCCGAGAAACCGTAAGGACCGTTTGTGCTGTATTGCACTGAAGGGTGGAGAGCAGGACGGGGCTGGAAATAAactgccccagtccctttctgATGACAAATACCCCAGAAGCTGATCTTGCTCTTCtctttagttttctatttttgtcttgcTGTCTTTTAAGTTCCCTCACTTCCCATTTGGAATGTATAAAATTTAAGTTCAGTCCTCTGATAATTTCTAGGTGTTGAGAAAGTCGTACACCATCTCTCTTTTGAGCAGAATTACTTTCGAAAGTTAGTCCTATTCACTAAGGTAGAGTAATAGATGCGAGGGTGATTTTCTTCTGTACGTACTGAAGACCTAGAGTGAGTGTTTTAGACGAATTAAGCAATTGGTTTTGATATGTGAATACAATAAATTGGTGTTGCGCAACActgcatttttccttctttaagatTCTTATTTGAGTGCCTGCAGGACAAATGTTAGCCTGGTCATTTTGCAGAAGACTTACATGCTGTTGATTACGTTAGATTAAACTTGTTTCCTTGAacctttaaaagtaaaacataaggTAGTTCTAGCTTCTGGATACGGTGATagaaaaagtttttcattttaaattaaccaGCTACATTTATTGTGCAATTTTATGAGAAAGTAATTTATGACTGTTATTCTTCACTAGGACAAGGCTTTGCGTTTCAAAGAAAACTAAAGATTCAGCACAATTACAGGAAATTGCAGTGGAGAGGAAAGAAGGCTCAAACCTCACAAGAGTCACAGTTCACGGATCACTACCCTGATCATCTGAAGCATCTCTATTTAGCTGAAGAGGAAAGACTCAGGAAGCAACCTCGGAAAGTTCACCAGCCTTTGCTAGAAGAGCAATGTAGTGTTGTCCAGGCTTTGTGTGAAGAACACTGTAGTGTTGAGCAGCCTCAGTCagaagaacagtgtagcacaaaagAAAAGTATGTATTGTCTATCAtcttttgaaatcttttattttagGTGTAAGTAGTGTTTTATGAAAAAGATTATAGGACAGTTTATGTAggaattttaaactttcttacTTGAAGCGTTTTAGAAGTTCACAGTGTAATcgtgtgaaaatattttcatggaggctttctttttatcttacatGAGTGAATTAGGCTAGTTGAGCTTAATGGAAGAAGTAATGGAATAGGAATTAGGAGATCTAGGTTTTGCTTTCAGCCTCCCAAGTACATTTAACTTGGACCGTGATTAACTCCTgttactaatatatatatatatatatgctttagaAACATTAATATGTGTTTAAATAACTAATTTTTGAGAGATATTATCATGGACTCCAGAGCTGGACTTAACATGTTGGTGCCCAATATCCTGTTCTCTACAGTGAAAAAAGTGATAGTAAGTATGTGATTCAGAGCTGCCATGTTACACAACTCCACGTAAACTCTATGGTACTACCGACCTATCTTGTGATGTTATGAAGACTGAATGAGTTCATTTATCATTTACATGAGGTACTTAAAAAGATGTATGGTACATAGGAAATGGTACATGAATGTTACCTagtactactactattattaatACTATTAACAGAATTTTTTCCATAGGACATAGACTGGTTTgcaattaaaaagcaaatgacaCATCTCCATAAAACTTCAGTTTTATAAAAGCAAACTTACAAAGCATTCTCTGcacatacttcaattaaaaaaaaactgtacttAAATCTAAACTTGCAGAGCAGCTAGTTGTTACATACGATAACTTTTTGTTTCACTGAAATTCTGTACTTCAAAGTTGTGAACTATTTGTGGTAAAAGTAACGGGAAATAAGACCCTAGAAAAAAGTGCATTCAGGAGtaaagacagagacactgaaaattCAGTGTTTGGTACACttgtccatcatatcattgaaTAACGGCTATAAATCTCTGGCAAGTGAGTAGCAATAGGAGTGTAGATTTGAGGCATTCCTAGTAATAAGACAAGTGAAGAGTGTTAGATCTTGAGACAAGACacaaaggtaaaaataatatTCCTAAAGATTACTTCTTTTGAGGTAAaagcaggaaaaagttgcttTAGAAGTTAAATAGAATTGTCAAAAATTGGAGAGGGGGATCCAGTGACAGCCAAGCAGCAGAGGAAAGTTGTGCGAAGTAGGGATTGGTCAACTGTCAAATACTATGAAGCCCA
Coding sequences within it:
- the CCDC59 gene encoding thyroid transcription factor 1-associated protein 26 isoform X1, giving the protein MAPVRPATRWPPMGSSRTSGERVSSVGFRNKNVKQRTWRLNHPQAFVGSVREGQGFAFQRKLKIQHNYRKLQWRGKKAQTSQESQFTDHYPDHLKHLYLAEEERLRKQPRKVHQPLLEEQCSVVQALCEEHCSVEQPQSEEQCSTKENSITVPKKKKKKTSNQKAQEEYEQIQAKRAAKKQEFEKRKQEREEAQRLYKKKKMEVFKILSKKTKKGQPNLNLQMEYLLKKIQEKN
- the CCDC59 gene encoding thyroid transcription factor 1-associated protein 26 isoform X2, coding for MRNSSDTRLAPAGKELGTRQALLGTEESVPKPAGFSDLWMGRRGQGFAFQRKLKIQHNYRKLQWRGKKAQTSQESQFTDHYPDHLKHLYLAEEERLRKQPRKVHQPLLEEQCSVVQALCEEHCSVEQPQSEEQCSTKENSITVPKKKKKKTSNQKAQEEYEQIQAKRAAKKQEFEKRKQEREEAQRLYKKKKMEVFKILSKKTKKGQPNLNLQMEYLLKKIQEKN